The sequence cttgatacagctcatgattcatgcgtctgcgccacacaccattttctagtttccctccgagtattgcaCGTAGCACTTTTTGCTCGAAAACCccaaaagctctccggtccgcctcttttaatgtccatgcttcatgtctaTAAAAGGCCACTGGTAAAATCAGAGTTTTATAtagagaaaatttcgtttccgtctacatgttgcgggacctaagctggatacgtaatccgtaaaaggccctttTCGCAGCAgtaatacgtcttttcacttcacggaaaacgtcattgtcacatgtcacaagcgttctaaggtaaacaaatttttcaacaacttcaaacacatcacCATCAAGCACTATCTCAGCACACCACTAGGTCtatctctatctctacctgccaccatgtactttgtcttggtagagttaatggttatgcctatcctcgccgtctccctcttcagtgagacaaaagcctccactactgctctgcgatcgattccaataaggtcgatgtcgtccgcaaagctcaggagcatatgcgaccgtgtgatgattgTACCCTTCCTCTGCACGaaagatctcctaatagcgccttcgagtgcaatgttgaacaataaataacATCAccttgcttcaatccgtctaaggtcacaaacgaggttgacacttcgtctgcaatccgaatacttaatttcgagccatccagcatCGCACGTATccgtctaatcagtttcgccggaaaaccatgttctgacattatctgccacagctcatctCTCTTCActaaatcgtacgctgctttgaaatcaatgaacagatggtgagtctgcaagttgtactcccggagtttatcaaggatcatccgcaggctaaacatctgatccgtcgttgatcggccctcacggaaacctgcctggtattcgccgacgaaagactcctcaagcggtctcagtctgttaaacaggatacgcgacaggattttgtacgccgagttcagaagggtgatccctctgtaattggcacactatAGTCTGTGCCCTTACCtgtagattgggcatatgaggccatccaaccagccggcaggcagttcttcatcctcccatattttctggataatgtggtatttgattgattgatgcagctgctgacttccgtgtttgagaagctcgaccgggatctcgtccttcccagcagctttactgtttttcagcttgtttagagccttcttaacctagTCAAGTGTATGTGGTTCCACAGCTtaaccgtcgccgactatgtcaatcctccttaatacaccttcatttccaccgttcaacaaatcttcgaagtgcttcttccacctggctgccaccatagtcttgtctgtcagcaaattcctctctcagtcattgcacatggcgggcactggcgcagtcttatgccgcgcgccatcgATAGTtacgtaaaacctccgcatatcgtttctatccatgttctcctgcgctacactctcttcgtgttgccttttttctgcgttggattcgtttctcttctgcccttgctacactgtaccgctctctgttggagcgggtacgagccactagcattcgactcctagcaacacaTTCTCGTCCGTCaatcgctggcactcctcatcaaaccaatcaTTTctttggcgtcgctgtgcagtgcccaacacttcctgcgctgttgtagtcacagtttCTTGGATatgttcccacaatctgttgacgtcgccagatccggtggcatctcctatccgctcgtccagcttctggtggtactgttcagcaactccttcaactgacaagcgttggatgttgaaacacagagaacagacgttcatcttcattcgcgtggttgtgtaaagtttgtactggccattttaaagtatgtcgttatgcccccgttgcgcggtgctagagTGCTGATGAATATGATTAAGATTTGccatgttttactttttaacgctatagtgttcattccgaattgctcctaggctcgctcctaggtggcagcactacattgtttatgtagtgtatgccaacgccatcgcttagtgaaattgagtttttatgtcgggcagcctgcgttggcggcgctgaggtacGATTTAAAACTTTACACacttttttaacgaaattttgttcgagcatccatgtctgttctctgtggttgaaacgcatcgttctgttgtttcgtgaattcgtgacgctggaaagtcgcgcccgaatttttgcaactacaataTAGtaatccgagtcgatgttcggacctctgagggccttacatctataacatccgagaaatgtcgtccgtcgaccagcatgTGGTCTATCTgcgagcaagtgtctccactcggatgttgccaggtgtgtttgcggatattcttacgtgcgaagtaggtactgctgataGCCATCCCTTTAGCAAACAAAGGTTCCAATTGCAGACcattattgtagatccagttgaaaaccgaactgagctgtcgcgacaatcgcattttctcccatttccggatgtcgcaactgcatagcaagtagtgcgcatctatgtcatagccgtgcgccatcatgcgcaccactcgcgatgcagttgcgacattcggaaatgggagaaaatgcgattgtcgcgagagctcagttcggttttcaactggatctacaatatcgtTGGTAGTGGAATGAAgactttccgtaccaatgacagggcgaaagaaactttcttttcccatctgcgcatttgcatccccgatgacaaacTTTACAtcatgtgttgggcactctccgtaagccttatcaaggctttcataaagctatgtccatttagaatccggaatcatttattgtattgcagcggcacggaaagtgaccgctgcaagaattcttttacagcggtttgtctacctaggcgcccacttgctgtggtataaatttcacgaagtttcgtgcagcgtgcAAACAATAATTTCAGATGGAAGCCggaaggagagaaaaaagtctgcacacccacgttgataatcctgtcatcgacgatagaacctacgtcaaaatggatttcggacagcttcctagccaaaaactCTACATGGTGACGctacgaggagtagttcctgcgaagtttaagttttgCTTTTCGGTTCGAGaacgcatctctccatcctcggatacgtcccacgctcgccaagtcgttttgcacctggtctgtcaATCTcgttcgctgcgctccacgccgtctcgtacctgccggatcggaagcgaacaccatatttgcaggattgctgtccggcattcttgcaacatgtcctgcccatcgtacccttccggctttagctaccttctggatactgggttcgccgtagagttgggcgagctcatggttcattcttcgccgccacacaccgtcttcttgcacaccaacaaagatggtcctaagcacccgtctctcgaatactccgagtgcttgcaagtccttctcgagcattgtccatgtttcatgtccgtagaagacaaccggtcttataagcgtcttgtacatgacacatttggtgcggtggcgaatctttttcgaccgcagtttcttctggagcccgcagtaggcccgacttccacagatgatgcgccttcgtatttcacgactaacgttgttgtcagccgttagcaacgatccgaggtagacgaattcctcggccacctcgaaggtatccccgtctatcgtaacactgcttctcaggcgggctctgtcgcgctcggttccgcccacaagcatgtactttgtctttgacgcattcatcaccagtccaacttttgttgcttcacgtttagGGCGGGTGTACTgtgctgccacctttgcaaatgttcgtccgacaatgtccatgtcatccgcgaaacaaataaatttactgcatctgttgaaaatcgtaccccggctgttacaccctgctctccgcatgacaccttctagcgcaatatttaacaacaggcacgaaaatcCATCATCTtgccttagtccccggcgcgattcgaacgaactggagtgttcgcccgagatcttcacacagttttgcacaccatccaccattgctttgatcagtctggtaagcttcccagggaagttgttctcgtccattattttccatagctctacgcggtctatactgtcgtatgccgccttgaagtcaacgaacagatggtgcgttgggacctggtattcacggcattttttaaggatttgccgtacagtaaagatctggtccgttgtcgagctaCCGTCAACGAAGcaggcttgataacttcccacgaactcgttcactaatggtgacagacgacggaagatgatctgggatatcactttgtaggcattaaggatggtgatcgctcgaaagttctcacactccagtttgtcgcctttcttgtagatgggcatataacctcttccttccactcctccggtagctgttcggtttcccagattctgactatcagtttgtgcaggcaagtggccagcttttccggggccatcttgatgagctcagctccgataccatccttaccagctgctttattggtctttagctgttgaatggcatccttaacttccctcacggtgggggctggttggcttccatcgtccgcagaactgacgtagtcatctcctccgctgccttgactttcactgcctgtactctcagcgccattcagatgttcctcgtagtgctgcttccacctttcgatcaccacacgtttgtccgtcaagatgctcccatccttatcccggcacatttcggctcgcggcacgaagcctttgcgggatgcgttgagcttctgatagaacttgcgtgtttcttgagaacggcttagcttttccatctcctcgcactccgcttcttccaggcggcgtttcttctcctgaaaaaggcgggtctgctgtctccgcttccgtctataacgttccacgttctgccgggtaagaggctaaggaccgcgagatggggtctattttattcctttaggtacgcgaagtaccaatggtacgctttacccagcatatGCCGTGCcaagtagatgtggtacttgaatgaagtgttcgctatgggatccaccgcccggaattcacgttcttcagttctgggccaccgtatctCCTGGATTGCTGgcacactcacgccgaccttctacagctcacgagccagaagcccaacacgtgcgggttcattcaatgctctcacgttccaagatccgactttccaatcgttgtcctttattcggtgccgggtctgttgccatTGTATCAATTCGTTTGCTCTACATTTGCCTTTCTTGCGCTACCTACCTCGCGtcgaaggggctgccttctcgatgctgacacgatgcaacatggtgtgcacagtttagtttagagtccccgctggcactcggacgataatcagccgcccctaacatgaacAGAAGCTGTTGTGAGCCggtcctaacatggagaacagacgctcgatcagatttgcacctccggagcgGAGCAataccccccttccctgtcagcatacaaccatagctcccaccggggttggttacctgaTCTTCCCTAAAgatgctcgtatcccggccagcgccacgagaaggtagggataggagttgctgggtaagaggctaaggaccgcaaaatggggtctattttattccttcagtaaCGCATGTTTGTAACAATtgcattttgattgattttataaatcgtttgtcaatccttctcacaaactcaatcattccCAGCTTTCCACAGATACGCAAGAtattaaagcctattttactgttgtgggattagatgcagtaaattgagtctactgaacgattcacaggatttttttttaaataaacaaaaatgcgagtgttacaaatatccgatcatgggcagtttagatgtaagctaaataaattaaattaaaaataagtaaaTGCTTTTTGTCCAGTACAACAACGAAATACAATCATTACCTTTTACAAGTTATGAAAACAAACGTGTCAAAACTGCGAACCAAACAAATCCCTCATCGACAAGTAATATAATATGCCTTGTTTCTCACTCTTGATGTTAAtgcacatgtttcggacagcagaacaaagggaaccgaagcgacaatctttatcttaacTTAAACTACTTACTTACTTAAACTTAACTTAACTATCTTTCTGCACAGGTGTGTAGTAGAAGTCCACTCATAATGGGCTACCTATCGTGAATGTACATTTTTTCGTTTCTCTCTGAATTCAAGCCATGTGCAGGTGCAATGTCATACTATCCTCTATGAAACCAAGAAAAGGACGCTGCAGTGCGCTTATTTGTTAAAAAAGCTAATTTCTGAACTGCAGGAAAACATATTCCTGTTTAAAAGCACTTTTGAATAATGAAAGAAATGGTAGTGTGCCTGTTCACTGGCGTAGAAAAAGTCATTATCTTATGTGGATGTTGCAGGATAACGATCAAGGTATCTATGATTCGAACTCTCCCTATTTGGAGCGGTAAATATTTCGGATTGTAAGAACACTACTTACATATATGTGTAACTCCCTTTATTCGCCTAACCAAAATCAATCTAGAGGAAAGCCCCCACTCACCAAGCTCGTTTCGGACTCTGGGTGGCATCGGTAAGTATCCAGGTATTCCGTTCGTGCTTTTTCATAGACATTTGCTTATGCCGCGGATGGGTCTTGCAAAGTACGTACAATCGCTGGTGCCGTACGACAAAGAAACAATCCTTGCAGCGACGCTTCAAATGGCCTTTAACTTTGAAACCGCAAACCTGATTCAATAAGGGACTCACTGCAGAAGCAAGCAATTGGTTTGCTGACCGATCCAGTGGTAGCTGTTTTGAAGATTGGTTTGCTAGAGGCGATTCCATCACTCGGTAACCGGCTAGCACATGAAAGCAGCTTGACGTAAACCGGAACGTGCTTGTTAAGGAGCTCAGCAAAGGGGGACTAAACAGCGTCCTACAGCGGGATAGCGTTGGCC comes from Armigeres subalbatus isolate Guangzhou_Male chromosome 2, GZ_Asu_2, whole genome shotgun sequence and encodes:
- the LOC134215457 gene encoding uncharacterized protein LOC134215457, producing MWPTLSRCRTLFSPPLLSSLTSTFRFTSSCFHVLAGYRVMESPLANQSSKQLPLDRSANQLLASAVSPLLNQVCGFKVKGHLKRRCKDCFFVVRHQRLYVLCKTHPRHKQMSMKKHERNTWILTDATQSPKRAW